A genomic window from Vitis riparia cultivar Riparia Gloire de Montpellier isolate 1030 chromosome 18, EGFV_Vit.rip_1.0, whole genome shotgun sequence includes:
- the LOC117905428 gene encoding B-box zinc finger protein 19-like, with the protein MRTLCDVCESAAAILFCAADEAALCRVCDEKVHMCNKLASRHVRVGLADPSDVPRCDICENAPAFFFCEIDGTSLRLQCDMIVHFGGFRVVDHTEMAEFEGFAIGNGLTNSQIQYKGPIFRT; encoded by the coding sequence ATGCGAACACTTTGTGACGTCTGTGAGAGCGCCGCTGCTATTCTCTTTTGCGCTGCCGATGAGGCTGCTCTATGCCGAGTCTGCGACGAGAAGGTCCACATGTGTAATAAGCTCGCTAGCAGGCATGTGAGGGTAGGGCTTGCTGACCCCAGTGATGTTCCCCGGTGTGACATATGTGAAAATGCACCAGCATTCTTTTTCTGTGAGATAGATGGAACTTCCCTTCGTTTGCAATGTGATATGATTGTACATTTTGGAGGTTTTCGGGTGGTGGATCATACAGAAATGGCGGAGTTTGAGGGATTTGCCATCGGTAATGGGCTTACAAATTCCCAAATACAGTACAAGGGCCCAATTTTTAGGACTTGA